One genomic region from Bactrocera tryoni isolate S06 chromosome 3, CSIRO_BtryS06_freeze2, whole genome shotgun sequence encodes:
- the LOC120771375 gene encoding histone-lysine N-methyltransferase MECOM, whose translation MSELIEEGGVIDTGSDEVLLTNGANETDEGVAEYLEEHDPMVADNKSISPNKRGRKPRRPAEVEEEDNLEALEDEDDGEVIEHILEDEDEADEEEEEEGEDEEKEVDQKPVLHKPTQLPKKRKDVVVKQNPNLAVKEEEDYVDDGEQPTSTAREAAKMENHVDENQCRVCTSKDDLISLFKTINKQTIADKLMNICPSVSIAPKDFMPQFICNTCFDNVNIALQLKTQCEDTERELRKKLSRSKNKVRRPAGYVVIDATLDSDPSDEEPNDDVEFKVSDDGGITAEDDSDDSDFGTTTKKKRSPRGAGGRRGRRKSAAATPGPKVKEKKRMGRPPTKRPPPQSPTIIKDESSEDEYAKPQMKKRKIKGTPPSDEQEEKPTEYPCDECEQVFTRKLSLILHKKAHLHREPLKCEVCGQMFKIQGAYRKHVQKHNEEPSTFECHKCEYTATSKADLRRHLVDEHDEQGVLYQCEKCKRKFVSEVRLEKHKEIRCPGQERPMKMRHDVESYSVGKDLFKSVAPLTTTYWSDSFSD comes from the exons ATGAGTGAACTGATTGAAGAAGGTGGTGTTATTGATACCGGCAGCGATGAGGTGTTGTTAACGAACGGTGCAAACGAAACGGACGAAGGAGTTGCCGAGTACTTGGAAGAG CACGACCCAATGGTAGCTGACAACAAGTCAATAAGCCCAAATAAGCGCGGCCGCAAACCACGCAGGCCAGCagaagtagaagaagaagataatttAGAAGCGCTTGAAGATGAGGACGATGGTGAAGTTATTGAACACATTCTAGAAGACGAAGATGAAGCTGATGAAGAGGAGGAGGAAGAAGGCGAGGATGAGGAGAAGGAGGTAGATCAAAAGCCGGTTTTGCACAAACCTACACAGTTGCCAAAAAAGCGCAAAGATGTTGTAGTTAAGCAAAATCCAAATCTGGCtgtaaaagaagaagaagattatgTGGACGATGGCGAGCAACCAACGAGTACGGCACGCGAAGCAGCTAAAATGGAAAACCATGTCGATGAAAATCAATGCCGCGTCTGTACCAGCAAGGACGATCTTATCAGCCTTTTCAAAACCATCAATAAACAAACAATTGCCgataaattaatgaatatatGTCCGTCGGTGTCCATTGCTCCAAAAGATTTTATGCCACAATTTATCTGCAATACTTGCTTCGATAATGTAAACATCGCTTTACAGTTAAAAACGCAGTGTGAAGATACTGAGCGTGAATTGAGAAAGAAACTTTCACGCAGCAAGAACAAAGTACGACGACCGGCTGGTTATGTGGTCATAGATGCAACGCTGGACTCTGATCCCTCAGATGAAGAACCTAATGACGACGTAGAATTTAAAGTATCCGACGATGGTGGTATAACTGCTGAGGATGACTCGGATGATTCTGATTTTGGTACCACAACTAAAAAGAAACGTTCTCCACGCGGTGCAGGAGGTAGACGAGGTCGACGCAAATCAGCGGCAGCAACTCCAGGTCCTAAAGTCAAGGAGAAGAAACGTATGGGTAGGCCACCAACAAAGCGCCCACCACCACAATCGCCAACTATAATTAAGGACGAAAGTAGTGAAGACGAGTACGCTAAGCCGCAAATGAAAAAACGTAAGATCAAGGGTACACCGCCGTCCGATGAGCAAGAAGAAAAGCCCACAGAATACCCATGCGATGAATGTGAACAAGTATTTACGCGTAAACTATCGTTAATACTACACAAGAAGGCGCATCTGCATCGTGAGCCACTTAAATGTGAAGTATGTGGACAAATGTTCAAAATACAGGGTGCTTACCGAAAACACGTGCAAAAACATAACGAAGAGCCGTCAACATTTGAATGCCACAAATGCGAATATACCGCCACCAGTAAGGCCGACCTACGCCGTCACTTAGTTGATGAGCACGACGAACAGGGTGTCCTATATCAATGTGAGAAGTGTAAGCGAAAATTTGTGTCCgaagtgcgtttggaaaaacaCAAAGAGATTCGTTGTCCGGGTCAAGAACGACCGATGAAAATGCGACACGACGTTGAAAGTTACAGCGTGGGTAAGGACTTATTCAAATCGGTTGCGCCACTTACCACCACATACTGGAGTGATAGCTTTTCCGATTAA